The genomic DNA GACGAGCAGCGCAGCCAGCCAACAGTCGAGTGCCAACTACCGCATCGACTGGGACGTGGTCGACGCAAGCGGTGTGCCGATGAGCTCGGCCAACTACACCGTGATCGATTCGCCGGCCCAACCTTCTGCATTGGGCGAATCGACGAGCGCCAACTATCGGCTCACGCCTGGCTTTTTGGCGGCACCCGATACCGACACCGATGCCATTCTCGACTTTATGGACAACTGCACATTGGACCCTAATGCGTCCCAGTACGACTCCAACGGCGACGGCTATGGCAACGTGTGTGACCCCGATCTCGACAACAACGGGAGCGTCAACTTTGTGGACTATTCGTTGATGATCGACGCCTTCTTGTCCTCGCCCGGCGCACCCAACTGGAACCCTGACGCGGATCTGACTGGCGACAACGTCGTCAACTTTATCGATATCGCTCGATTCCAGCTGTTTTTCCTGGGCCCGCCCGGCCCGAGCGGCAACGACTGATCACATCATCCCGCGCACCGCTTCTTGCGGTGCGTGGGGCATTGTGCGGACGATGCGACGGCGCTACGCTGCGTCTCTATGATTGCACTGCTCGCCATTCTCGCCTTTGGTTTTCCACTTGTGGCCTACATATGGTCGCTCCGACAAAAGGCACTCGCCGATCGCCGAAAACTTCAAGTCATTCAACGCCAACTCAAGGTCCTCGACGAAAAAAACAATGACGGGTCGTAGCACCTAAGAACCGCAACTTCCCGCCCCGGGTCCGGGTGGGTTAAAGAACATATTGACCACCAGCGTCAAATCCAAGAAATTGACGATGCCATCATTGTTGGTGTCGTACACGGCATCCGTGCTCAAAAAAGCACTCGAGAATAGGCTGAAGTCGAGAAAATTCACAATGCAATCATTGTTAAAGTCCGCATCGCACACATTGCCATAGCCGTCGCCATCGGCGTCGATCTGATCCGGATTAAACCTCGCCCGACAGTTGTCGACCGCAAAGTCAATATCATCGTTATCGGTGTCAAACCGGCCACGTTCTTCTATCAAGCGCCACAAGCGATACTCGCCATTGACAAAGTCATCGACCCAATGAAGATCGTCTACCCCAGTGAGGGGGCCGTCGGATTGGCCAATCGGTGTGCCATTAAATCCGTCGGTGTACACACAGCGCTGCGACAGACGCGAATGATCCGCTGTGTCGGTATTCACACAATCGCCT from Pseudomonadota bacterium includes the following:
- a CDS encoding dockerin type I domain-containing protein is translated as MTKFLVFALTSIALATSSAASQQSSANYRIDWDVVDASGVPMSSANYTVIDSPAQPSALGESTSANYRLTPGFLAAPDTDTDAILDFMDNCTLDPNASQYDSNGDGYGNVCDPDLDNNGSVNFVDYSLMIDAFLSSPGAPNWNPDADLTGDNVVNFIDIARFQLFFLGPPGPSGND